Below is a window of Ktedonobacteraceae bacterium DNA.
GAACAGTTCTCGTGGATATAAGTTGGACGAATCTCTTTTCCTGCTGAAATACTACCATAACCAGAAGCTATTTACAAGGGAACAGGTTAGCTCTAGAGGTTCATTCATGCAAACGAAAAAAGCCAGGATAACCTCGCCTGGTCATCCTGGCTTTTAAACTCAGACCCTGTCTATGTCTGCGAGGGAAGTGGCACACCGATCTGTTGCAATACGCCTGGAACGCCACCACCAGGTACATTATCCGAGGATAGGCTGGCAATTTTATCACCCTGGAATGTGAACTCCAGATGTTCTTCGGGTAAGGCAACCGCTTTGTTGGTTGCCGGAATGGGCGGGAGACCTGGGACCTGCAAGTCTCTAGTATGCGTGCCGGTAATGTGTACTGTTGCTACCACTTTGTCGCCCTGCTCTTCCAGAGAACCCAGGTTGAATGACCAGTCAGGGAAAGCATTCATAAATGCGCTCTGGATGGCGATGAATTCTTTTTTCCCGACCGGTTGCGGTGTTGGGCCACTGAGCGTGAAATCATCCGACAGGTACGTGGCTACTTTGTCCCAATCGCGCGCTTCCATGGCCTCGGAAAAGGCCTCGACGGTCTGTGTTTTACTCATACTGCCTGTACTCCTTCTCTTTTTATCATGCTTTGCATTTCAGAAAGGAGTTATGCGCGTACTTGCTCTTAGACGCCATAACTCTCTCAATAGAAAGAGCGAGCATATTTTGCACATCGCTCTTTCTGCTGAGAGAGTACGTAAAGGTTTTCAAGATAGATCAATCTTTATCTTCCGCCCATCGTCAGGGCCATAATCGCGTTCTGGGCGTGCATGCGGTTTTCGGCCTGGTCGTAGACGACGGACTGCGGGCCGTCGATCACGGCATCCGTGACCTCGACGCCGCGGTCTGCCGGCAAGCAGTGCATGTAGATGGCATCCTCTTTTGCCAGGGACATACGCCGCTCGTCGCAAATCCAGCTTTCGTAGCGGCGAATCGTATCGGTGAGCTTCGATGGGTCCTTTACCGCGACGAGCGGCCCCCAGCTCTTGGGATAGACAACGTCGGCCCCCACAAAAGCCTCATCCATGTCGTGGACGATTTTGAAACTACCGCCGGTCTTGCGCGCATTAGAAGCCGCATTGTCCAGGATTTCCGGCATCAGTTCAAATTCGGGTGGATGAGCCAGTGTGACATCGGCTCCGAACTGCGTGAAGAGTTCGATGACCGACTGCGGAAGCGAAAGCGGCTTGGTATAGGATTTGGCATAGGCCCAGGACATGACGACTTTTTTGCCGCGCAGGTCGCCCTTCTTTTCGATCACGGTCATCAGGTCGGCCATGGCCTGGCAGGGATGGTAGATATCACATTGCATGTTGATGACAGGCACGCTGGCGTATTCCGCGACATCGCGCAGGTATTTGTTGCCCTCGCCCCAGTCGCAGTGCCGGATGGCGATGCCGTGTCCGTAGGCGGAGAGTATTTTGCCGATCTCCTTTGGCGTGTCACCGTGTGAAATCTGCATCTTATCGGGTTCGAGGAAAATAGCATGCCCACCTAGGCGCGTCATTCCGGCCTCGAACGAGTTGCGCGTGCGTGTCGAGGAAAAGAAAAAGAGCATGAAGAGCGTTTTGTCTTCCAGCAAGCGCGTTGGCAGGTCAAGTCCCCATTTCATTTTGAGGTCGAATGCCAGGTGCAGCACAGTCTCTAATTCTTCTTTTGTCCATTCCTGCGTACTGATAAAATCTCGTCCGCGTAAATTGGTTTTCATTCTATCAAGTCCTTTCTATAGAGCATTTATCTTTCTTCATCGGGCACAATCCAGGTTCCGGTCTGACCGGCCAGGGCCTGGTCGATAGTTTCGGGCATGGTTATTAGCGCGGCCTTTCCGCCTTGTTCGAGATAGTTGATGCAGGCCTGCACTTTTGGTCCCATGCTGCCCTTTGCGAAATGGCCCTGTTCGTAGTAACGCTTTGCCTCGCTCAGGGTAATACGGTCGAGATCGCGCTGGTCGGGTTTCTTGTAGTTCAAGGCAACCTTTTCCACGGCGGTTGAGATGAGGAAGAGGTCGGCATGTAATACCTGGGCAAGCAGGCTGGAAGCCAGGTCTTTGTCGATTACCGCCTCTACGCCTGAGAGCCTGCCCTCGCTATCGGCAACGACCGGAATGCCGCCGCCTCCCACGGCTACTACAATAACGCCGTTTTTGAGCAGCCAATCTATCACGTCGCGTTCGAT
It encodes the following:
- a CDS encoding nuclear transport factor 2 family protein, yielding MSKTQTVEAFSEAMEARDWDKVATYLSDDFTLSGPTPQPVGKKEFIAIQSAFMNAFPDWSFNLGSLEEQGDKVVATVHITGTHTRDLQVPGLPPIPATNKAVALPEEHLEFTFQGDKIASLSSDNVPGGGVPGVLQQIGVPLPSQT
- a CDS encoding ornithine carbamoyltransferase — translated: MKTNLRGRDFISTQEWTKEELETVLHLAFDLKMKWGLDLPTRLLEDKTLFMLFFFSSTRTRNSFEAGMTRLGGHAIFLEPDKMQISHGDTPKEIGKILSAYGHGIAIRHCDWGEGNKYLRDVAEYASVPVINMQCDIYHPCQAMADLMTVIEKKGDLRGKKVVMSWAYAKSYTKPLSLPQSVIELFTQFGADVTLAHPPEFELMPEILDNAASNARKTGGSFKIVHDMDEAFVGADVVYPKSWGPLVAVKDPSKLTDTIRRYESWICDERRMSLAKEDAIYMHCLPADRGVEVTDAVIDGPQSVVYDQAENRMHAQNAIMALTMGGR